One segment of Meriones unguiculatus strain TT.TT164.6M chromosome 3, Bangor_MerUng_6.1, whole genome shotgun sequence DNA contains the following:
- the Ppp3r2 gene encoding calcineurin subunit B type 2, whose protein sequence is MGNEASFPSEMCTNFDAEEIKRLGRSFKKLDLDKSGTLSVEEFMSLPELKQNPLVSRVIDIFDTDGNGEVDFHEFITGTSQFSVRGDEEQKLRFAFRIYDMDKDGYISNGELFQVLKMMVGNNLTDWQLQQLVDKSILVLDKDGDGRISYQEFCDVVRQMEIHKKLVVFN, encoded by the coding sequence ATGGGAAATGAGGCCAGCTTCCCATCTGAGATGTGCACCAACTTCGACGCGGAGGAGATTAAAAGGCTGGGCAGAAGCTTCAAGAAGTTGGACTTGGACAAATCGGGCACCCTGAGCGTAGAAGAATTCATGTCGCTGCCTGAGCTGAAGCAGAACCCACTGGTGAGCCGAGTGATCGACATCTTTGACACAGATGGCAACGGGGAAGTGGACTTCCACGAGTTCATCACGGGCACCTCCCAGTTCAGCGTCAGAGGTGATGAAGAGCAGAAGCTAAGGTTCGCCTTCAGAATCTACGACATGGACAAGGATGGCTACATCTCCAATGGGGAGCTTTTCCAGGTGCTAAAGATGATGGTGGGGAACAACCTCACAGACTGGCAACTACAGCAGCTCGTGGACAAAAGCATCTTGGTCCTGGATAAGGACGGCGACGGCCGGATATCCTATCAAGAGTTCTGTGATGTAGTGAGACAAATGGAGATCCACAAGAAATTGGTCGTGTTTAA